GACGCCAGCTGTATCATACACTTGAAAATTCTTTGTCCTAGAGGCATCGTTTGCTATGGTAATTTTTGACCCATCAATTTTCGTAAATTCACGGTTAAATTTATATAAAATATCATCATTACTCTCATTATTGTCTGAATTTATTAAATAAAACCCAGTTGTCTCTCGGTTATAGGTTATTCCTCCAAACTCAAATCCAGTGCCAAAATTTAATAGTATCGCTTCACTAGCAGGCTTTATGGTGATTTCCTTCTCTAAGGGTTCCTTGTATTTTTCAATAGTAAACTTGATAGCCGTTTGCTTATCAGTGATCACATAAATTTCATTTGGATTGGCTTCTACCACCCAATGGTAAGAAAATACCAGTATTTTTTATCATCGCTGAGTCCAGTCAGTTTGAATAATTCTTTCTTTTTATTAAAAGGGTTTTGGTAAGTAAATATATTACCAATTTCCCCTTGTTGGGCATTTTCACCCCATGTGTTTACTTGGCGCTCCCTGCTATCTACTGCATTGATATTCAACTCCATCATAAAAGATATGTAAGAGGGCGCTCAAATGTAAATGTGAAACTTTATTCACATTTTTTATGTTAAACTTTTCCAGGTTAAGGCTGTCGACCTGTATGATTGGATAGGTTGTTTAATGAAGGTTTGAGTTTTTTAAGATGAATGTAGTAAAAAAGATGTGGCTGGTTGTAGGAAGCCTGTTGTTAATGGGCGTTGGTTATTGGAACAACGTTGATCACCATATTGGCAGCTTCATGCTTAACGTGTTGACATCAGAACAAGAGAAAAAAGCCGCCATCTGGCTCCCCCAATATCAAGCCATTATTCAGTCAAAAGTGATTAACTGTGTTGACAGTAACCTATCGGATATTACCTATAATAAACAAGATCAGTTATTTTACCTGGTGGTTAATAGCCCAACCAAAGTGGTAGTGGTCAATGAGCAGGGGGAGTGCCTCAATCAAGTTGATTTGCAATTAGAAGACACGGAGGCACTAGTGTGGGTAAAAGATAACCAGTTTATCATATCAGAAGAACGAAAGTTTAAAGTTTCACTGCTTGAAATTAATCCTGAGAGTGAAAACGGTTATCAAATTAAAGACAGTATCTCATTAGATTTTTTAAAGGATAAAAATTTGGGATTGGAAGCTTTAGCCTATAATACGAACAGCCAAAGTATTATCACAACTAAAGAAAAATCACCCATCTTATTTTATGAAATAGTGGGTTTAGTTAAAAATAGCTTGAATAGAAGTGATATTAAAATAAAGTGGCTTTTTAAGAAAAAGCGCTTTGATATTGACGATCTTTCTGGCATGTATTTTCATAGCAAAACAGGCCACACTATGTTATTAAGCGATGAGTCGCAAATGCTGGTTGAGATAAATCAAAAAGGCTCAACGTTAAGCTATATTGATCTGGAAAAAGGCCTGTATGGCTTTAAATCCAGTATCCCACAGGCAGAAGGGATAACAATGGATGATAATGATAATATTTATATTGTAAGTGAGCCTAACCTGTTTTATAAACTCTCACCTGCCCAGTAAATTTATTTTTTGTGGCTGGAAAATAAAACTGGACTGTTATACTAAAATTATACGTCAAGTCAAGTACCTCAATAACATCGTTGAGCAGGACCATAGATTTATCAAGCGCATGACATCGGCCGATGTTGGACTTTAAATCAGTCAATAGTGCCAGGCCTACTAGCTGGTGCATAGGTTTAGAAAAGGTCATGCTGCTGATGTAGCAGCTACATACAAGCTAATACTTGAACAGTTCTGTGCATTAGCAGGTTAAGCAGGCATTTTTGCATCTGAAAAAGTTTGTCACAGAATCCCGAATAGGCGATATTGGCCGTATAATGTGTAAGTTATTAATATCCTATGTTTGCAGAGGGAGCATAGAAGAACAACAGGATGCATTAATCGAAACGTAAAGAAAATGTAAATTTTCTCAGTTTATCTAATAAATTTAAATTAAATCAACTAATATGTACCCAGGCTAGATATCATTCACTAATATTATATGTTAGGGTATACTTCAAGTGTTTTATTTGTAATTTATTTGTTAGTTCTGGGGAGTAGCAGATACACTGGATACTATACCAGAAGATTCTAGTTTTAATAGCAAAACACATTATCAATTCAGACTCAACAGCTACACAAGCCTAGCATGGGAACACTATGAAACAGCAGTGATGGTTCAAGCATGTGGAGTCTTGTACTTGGCTTTCTTATCTTTATAAGACCAAAATTATCTACAGTATTGAAATATGGGTTTATTATGAATGTAAAACCATTAGTATTAGCAATAAGCATTGCTTCTGTAAGCGCCCCATTAGTCTTTGGCAAAACTCAAACACACCAGTGTATAGATAAATTAATTCCAGATTCTACTTGTAAACTGGATATTCGGACCGATGAACAAAAATTTGCTGATATTGCCACTGCTATTACTCTATGGACAAAAAACACAACGGAATTATTTAGTTATACACCTAATGAAATATTAAGTGCAACCTGTGAGAATTATAATGTTGACTGCGATCGTTTTGTAACAGCATTGGAAGCTTATTTAGAAAGGTTCGTCCGTACTAGGCGTCTTGAAGATAGACATGTGCAAGCACTATTTGATGAGTTTCCTCGTCGCCAAAAGAATGATTTTATCAACGCATTCCAACATGCAGCTGTATTATTTTATACAATTCAAGGTGAAAAATACCCCAACATTAATAAGTCTTTCTCTGCAGTTCAAAGCTTTTATTTAACAGCATTAAAATATGAATACCGATATTATATTCCTCAGCATCAGGTAGAAAATAAATGGCGTGAAGTTGGTTTCTCCCTGGACCTATCACGAACAGCACTTTTAAGCGTCGCCAGACAAGTTTATAAAGAAAAAGTAGACAAAGAGCATGGTGAAGGTAAAGGCGAGGCTGCTTTAGATACACTAGATAAGAAAAGGATTGAAAAAAGAGAAGAAGTGAGCTTTTCTGCAGCAAATCCTCACCAATGGGTTTCAGGAATGAATACTGGGATGTGGACAGCTACAATTAATAATTATTATAAACATAACCGTATTCATATTATTTACCATCCTGAATATCAGTACTTAGTTTTAACGCGGGCTTTAAAGCATGCTATTGATACATGGAGGCCAGAATTCAATGCCGATGGCACCCTAATTACCCCTCACCCTAAGGTAAGAATCGCTGCTTTTGCCAAAGAAATAGTAAACGAGTATTCGGAATTAACTACGGATGAATTAAAAAATAAGCTAAGTTATATTGACAGAATAAATAACCACGATAAGTATGTCGATAATTTTAAAAAAAATACCAACTTGCTAAATCACTACTTTGATAACTCTGCGCAGTCTAGTGCAAAATATTTAATAGAAAAAGGCCAATTAATTCTAAAACAGGCAAAAGTCACTAATAAAGATGAAGCGCAGCAATTTATAAATGAAACCCTTAAAGATGATAATTTAGGTTATTGGAATATTAATAAGCATGCTAAAGCAGGGCTAACAATATGGGCTAATGTCAATACAGCGGGTGTATACGATGCTATACAGAATTTAGTCGACTTTTTCCAAATAA
This genomic interval from Spartinivicinus ruber contains the following:
- a CDS encoding SdiA-regulated domain-containing protein, yielding MNVVKKMWLVVGSLLLMGVGYWNNVDHHIGSFMLNVLTSEQEKKAAIWLPQYQAIIQSKVINCVDSNLSDITYNKQDQLFYLVVNSPTKVVVVNEQGECLNQVDLQLEDTEALVWVKDNQFIISEERKFKVSLLEINPESENGYQIKDSISLDFLKDKNLGLEALAYNTNSQSIITTKEKSPILFYEIVGLVKNSLNRSDIKIKWLFKKKRFDIDDLSGMYFHSKTGHTMLLSDESQMLVEINQKGSTLSYIDLEKGLYGFKSSIPQAEGITMDDNDNIYIVSEPNLFYKLSPAQ
- a CDS encoding SdiA-regulated/phytase-like domain-containing protein; amino-acid sequence: MVEANPNEIYVITDKQTAIKFTIEKYKEPLEKEITIKPASEAILLNFGTGFEFGGITYNRETTGFYLINSDNNESNDDILYKFNREFTKIDGSKITIANDASRTKNFQVYDTAGVLYANNHIYVISEAFKKVLKMNTDGVIQAVYALPCKSPKEPSEIAIYKGSIWLIGDNEDTPLAYQYSLSSH